One genomic region from Nymphalis io chromosome 18, ilAglIoxx1.1, whole genome shotgun sequence encodes:
- the LOC126775369 gene encoding uncharacterized protein LOC126775369 — protein MELSLVFLALSMFFKTSSCVFCYVCNPEQTYDGSLLCKDFDGSEKFLEDCEHSTMCFKRETTLRIGNGMTSSTIQRACASQTLDGDQARINGKWQKVNTIYEVYEETCKEDYDSDRPTKTINCYCRGNLCNASNVNLINLTTMILFIIVYLIS, from the exons ATGGAGTTATCACTTGTTTTCTTGGCGTTATCGATGTTTTTTAAAa cgtCATCGTGTGTATTTTGCTACGTATGTAATCCAGAGCAAACATATGACGGGTCATTATTATGCAAAGACTTTGACGGTAGCGAGAAATTCTTAGAAGACTGTGAACATTCAACCATGTGTTTCAAAAGAGAGACCACACTTAGAATTGGCAATGGAA TGACGTCGTCCACAATACAGAGAGCTTGTGCATCGCAAACTCTTGACGGCGACCAAGCAAGAATAAACGGTAAGTGGCAGAAGGTGAACACGATATATGAAGTCTACGAAGAAACGTGCAAGGAAGACTATGACTCAGACAGACCTACGAAAACAATCAATTGCTATTGCCGGGGCAATCTGTGTAACGCGTCTAACGTAAACTTAATCAATTTAACaactatgatattatttattattgtatatttaattagttaa
- the LOC126775368 gene encoding uncharacterized protein LOC126775368 has translation MEQYFMALTAVLSFVTTEVTSLQCYQCLINPPPGQYYNTTKRLCMHFEESDKFVVDCPFSTMCMKQEFHLDIQNGVRITGVLRNCAPQKHDYHDYKDGSWSPKTEILEPYEEGCSHTDDKGERTTPTRYCYCRENLCNSSTNTNHEGYTDIMGVIMVFNLMKYINSLR, from the exons ATGGAGCAATACTTTATGGCCCTGACGGCTGTTCTGTCGTTTGTTACTACag aAGTGACATCATTACAATGCTACCAGTGTCTAATCAACCCACCTCCTGGCCAGTATTACAACACGACAAAACGGCTTTGCATGCATTTCGAAGAATCTGATAAATTTGTCGTCGACTGTCCTTTCTCTACAATGTGCATGAAGCAAGAATTTCATCTTGACATACAAAATGGAG tgcGAATCACAGGCGTTTTACGAAATTGCGCGCCCCAGAAACACGACTACCACGACTATAAGGACGGATCATGGTCGCCTAAGACGGAAATATTAGAGCCATATGAAGAGGGATGCTCTCACACCGACGACAAAGGGGAAAGGACTACTCCAACTAG ATACTGCTACTGTCGGGAAAACCTTTGTAATTCTTCAACAAATACAAACCACGAGGGATACACTGATATCATGGGTGTCATAATGGTGTTTAATCtaatgaagtacataaatagtCTTAGGtag